From the Bacteroidia bacterium genome, the window AGCCCTGTGCGGTGCGCCGGTTCGCCCGGATGGTTTTGCGTCGCCGGTCCCACGCCGACCTTGCCCACACAAGCGCAAGCGAAGTGTGGGCAAGGGCACGCCCAAAAAAATAACTTCATAGTTACCTGCCTGCTCAATTATTTTTCAGATTTATTTTGTGTGCAGAAAGTCCTATTTTTGTGCAGTAAGTGAATATAACTTTCAAAATTTATTGAAATTTCTGTAAACTTTGTGTATCCAAAAAGCGTTATATTTGTTGTAAGCAAGTAGATATGATTATCGTTTTGCATAAAAATATACAAGCGAGTGAGTTGTCCGAGATACTTAGACAATTAGAGGAATGGGGTTTAGAAGCCTACATTGCACAATTTGAGCATAGGAGTATCATTTCTATTGCAAACAAAGTACATCCTGATTTTGATATACGTAAAATTGCCCTTTTGAAAGGCGTAGTAGATGTATACAGAGTAGATGAACCTTACAAGTTAGCCAGCCGTACATGGAAAAAAAACAGCACCTGCTTTGATGTAAAAGGAGTAACCATAGGTGCGGACGAACTTAACATTATTGCAGGTCCTTGTTCTATTGAAAGCGAGGAACATATTTTTGAAATGGCAGCTTTAATTGCTAAAGAAGGGGTAAAATTTATACGCGGGGGTGCGTTTAAGCCCCGAACTTCACCCTACTCTTTTCAAGGTTTAGGAGTAGAGGGCTTGAAAATGATACGCAAGGCTGCAGACACATACGATTTGCGAGTAGTTACAGAAGTTATGGACGCTTCGCAAATAGAAGAAGTATGCACGTACGCCGATATTGTCCAGGTAGGTACGCGCAACATGCAAAACTTTTACCTACTCAAACAATTGGGTAAAATCAATAAGCCTGTTTTGCTCAAAAGAGGTATGTCTGCCCAAATTACAGAGTGGTTAATGGCAGCGGAGTACATACTTTCAGGAGGTAACGAGAAGGTAATTTTATGTGAAAGAGGTATCCGCACTTTTGACCACACGGGGCGAAACACATTAGACATTTCTGCTATACCTATCATACATGAGCTTAGCCACTTACCTATATTTGCTGACCCTAGCCATGGTACAGGAAACAGAAACCGTGTAATCCCTATGTCCTTAGCTGCTGTAGCCGCAGGCGCTGATGGACTGATGATAGAAGTCCATTCCTGCCCTGAAAAAGCTTTATCTGATGGACCACAAGCTTTATATCCTGAACAGTTCAGTGCTTTGATGGCACAACTACGCGCTTTAACTCAAAGCCTTCAAAATAAATACGTTCGTGAAGCACAAAAAAATACCATTTGGGTTTGATTTATATTTTTTATATTTGCAAGCAAAAAGGGGAATTAGCTCAGTTGGCTAGAGCGCTTGCATGGCATGCAAGAGGTCATCGGTTCGAATCCGATATTCTCCACAAGAGCATCTCTTATGCAAACGGGTGATATCACTGTGCAAGAATTAAAGCAGCGTCTAGACGCAGGCGAAAACGTCATTATTATTGATGTCAGAGAGCCACACGAGTACCAAATTTGTAACTTGGGTGGTAAACTCATCCCACTAGGCACGCTACCTCAAAGACTAGAAGAACTAAAAGAATACAAAGACAAAGAAATTGTAGTACATTGTAGAACAGGTGGAAGAAGCGCCAACGCCGTAGCCTTTCTCAAAAGCCAAGGATTCACTAATCCAAGAAACTTGGTAGGAGGTATACATGCTTGGGCAGACCAAATAGATAACACTATGCCAAAATACTAAAAAATACCACAAAGTACTTAGCAGAATCCTTAGTTCAATATAAAACCAACCTTATATTTAGCCTTGTGCTGTATAACTTACGTACCATATTGTGTGGAAAGTTTCTTGTGATAGTACTTCACGTATTTGCAACGATTTTGTGTTTATACTCTCAAAATGTAAAAGTATCCAACGGAGTACACGGATATTCCATAGAGGTACCTAAAAGTTTTATTCGTGTATCCCCAGCGGATTTTGATCTATACAGCTCTATTTTGTATAAAAACAGTTATACAGCACAAAAGGCTAGGTCTAACTTATCTGTTGGGCACTTGGACATACTTATTGTTAAAGAGGACAGTGCTTTTATTAAAATAGCGTCAGAAAACGTCAAAATTGAAGTAGATGAAACTTTTAAGAACATCGCAAAAAAAGAAATTCCTAGACAATATCTTCTTATAGGTAGAACTAACTGCACCATAGAAGAATGTGAGTTCAAAAAAATAGGCAACAGGAACGTACTTTACATAGAACTTAGTTACAGAGAAGATAACAAAGATTACTTTTGTATACTTGCCTTCCTCAATGGGCGAGATAATGTTTTTACTACTATCAGCATGGTAGTGGGCAAAAATCAGCAAAAAAAGTATAGTTCAGTATTTAGAAAAGCTCTTCAAACGTTGATTATTAAATAAACTGTATGGAAGATTTAATTTACAAGTTTCCCGAGCAAATTCAAGAAGCTATTTCAATAGCCGAGAAAGTGAATTTTGCTGCTTTACATTATCACAAAATTCATCATGTAGTTGTTTGTGGGCTAGGGGGGTCTGCAATGGGTGCAGATATAGTGCGTAAATATGCTTACAAAATGGGAAAGGTACCTATTATTGTCAATAGACACTATGAAATTCCTCACTTTGTAAATGAACACAGCTTAGTCATTTTATCTTCGTATTCTGGCAATACTGAGGAGACACTTTCCGCCGCAGAGTATGCCCTTGCTCAAAAATCTACACTTATTGCTATTAGTGCAGGGGGTAAACTGCAGGAGTTTGCAGAGAATAACAAAATTTTGCACATTGGTTTACCAATCGGATATCCACCTCGTGCAGCGCTAGCGTTCTCTACTATTCAACAATTATACATTCTGCGCAAGTTAAATTTGATCAAAAAAGGTTTTAAGCAAGAGCTGAAAGAAACCGTTGAGCTGCTTACTGAAACTCGTGAGGAATTCAGAAAACCTGATTCGGGTCCCGCAAAACTTGCACAGTTGTTAAAAGACAAGCTGCCTATCATTTATGCATCTGAAGAGTTAGAAGCAGTAGCTATTCGGTTAAGACAACAAATTAACGAAAATGCAAAACAAATTTGTTGGCACCATATATTTCCTGAAATGAACCACAATGAATTGGTAGGCTGGAGATTTCCTGAATATATTCTTAAAAAGACTGCTGTACTGATTTTGCGTTCTTCTTTTGACCATATACGTGTGCAAGCACGTTATGATATTTGCAAACCAATATTCAAAAAATACACTCAAGATGTATATGAAATTGTAGCTCAAGGTAAGAGTATATTAGCACAAGTATTCTACCTAATTCATTTTAGCGATTGGTTGTCTTATTTTTTAGCCAAAGAGAACAAAATAGACCCTACACCTGTTGAAGTAATAGAC encodes:
- the aroF gene encoding 3-deoxy-7-phosphoheptulonate synthase, translated to MIIVLHKNIQASELSEILRQLEEWGLEAYIAQFEHRSIISIANKVHPDFDIRKIALLKGVVDVYRVDEPYKLASRTWKKNSTCFDVKGVTIGADELNIIAGPCSIESEEHIFEMAALIAKEGVKFIRGGAFKPRTSPYSFQGLGVEGLKMIRKAADTYDLRVVTEVMDASQIEEVCTYADIVQVGTRNMQNFYLLKQLGKINKPVLLKRGMSAQITEWLMAAEYILSGGNEKVILCERGIRTFDHTGRNTLDISAIPIIHELSHLPIFADPSHGTGNRNRVIPMSLAAVAAGADGLMIEVHSCPEKALSDGPQALYPEQFSALMAQLRALTQSLQNKYVREAQKNTIWV
- a CDS encoding rhodanese-like domain-containing protein; this encodes MQTGDITVQELKQRLDAGENVIIIDVREPHEYQICNLGGKLIPLGTLPQRLEELKEYKDKEIVVHCRTGGRSANAVAFLKSQGFTNPRNLVGGIHAWADQIDNTMPKY
- a CDS encoding bifunctional phosphoglucose/phosphomannose isomerase, with protein sequence MEDLIYKFPEQIQEAISIAEKVNFAALHYHKIHHVVVCGLGGSAMGADIVRKYAYKMGKVPIIVNRHYEIPHFVNEHSLVILSSYSGNTEETLSAAEYALAQKSTLIAISAGGKLQEFAENNKILHIGLPIGYPPRAALAFSTIQQLYILRKLNLIKKGFKQELKETVELLTETREEFRKPDSGPAKLAQLLKDKLPIIYASEELEAVAIRLRQQINENAKQICWHHIFPEMNHNELVGWRFPEYILKKTAVLILRSSFDHIRVQARYDICKPIFKKYTQDVYEIVAQGKSILAQVFYLIHFSDWLSYFLAKENKIDPTPVEVIDYLKSSLEKL